ttctcctaaataagatattaatttcatggatgaaaaaaatagttgagagaagagattttatatttaagctaatttataaaatttctctcatttaattttttcaaaaattaattttataaaacaaaattattttattttatttttttataaaaatacttaatatttaTGAAGAAGTTTACTTTTATCCAAGCAGTTTGATCTAAttcaaccaaaattaaaaaagtttgatTTGCAACACCGAATTGGCCTAATTAACACCTCTAGACTCTAGCTGAATTCCTTTGGAAAATTCTAGTAGTACTGGAAAGCGTGGGACACTTGTAACTTGTAAGGGTTTTAAGCTCATGAAAGCCCACCAAGATTGCCAAACGTACTTGTGCATGGGCTTTTATGTTGCTTCAAAGCCATGTGTAGTCCACCAAAGCAGGTAGCAGAGTTGAACCCGCAATTAGTGACTGGTGAGTATTCATAAATCTAATTTttcagaataaataaataaattcttacattataaaattaattaattcaaaatgacaagtgcttattttttcaaaatagttttctatattataaatttataatttcaatataaacattacatttttaatctttgtggatgtttttttaaaaggaatttGTCGATGTATTTTTAAGAatgattttacttttaattaattaacattaaaaatattttttttttattttaaattgttcaCAGCTTACAAAACTATAAAAGCGAGTTGCTAGTCAAACTAAGAAAGAAGAGTAGCGACAATTAACAAACGAAGTGGTGAGAAGAAGGGAGAGAATGGAGGAAAAGGCAAAAGCTGAGGAGAAGAAGATAGGTATGAGCGAGACTTGGTTGAGGAAGCACCGTCTTATCTACGACGGAGCCACTAGACACCCTCTTATTATTAGCATTTGCGATGGCACCATCATTATTGCTTCCTTTAAAACATGGCTCGTTAGTAAATTTAACTTCCTTTACATATTTAGTACAATTTTGGGTAGCCATGTCAAGATGTAACAAAATGTTTGCAATCAGACTTGTTATGCAGGCCCAGGATTACTTGTTCGTTCGGGCGTTTGTCCCATTTGCGGCTAGTGTGCTGATAAAAGCTTGGAAGGAATCAGATTGCCGTGGTGACATGGAAGTCATATTGGGGGGCGTGGCTTCTCTGGAGGATGAGATTTCATGGTTCAAGGCAGAAGCCAACAAGTGGGGTATTTCACTTTCTGACGTTGTTCCTCAGCCGCCAAACAAAAACTATTATCGGTAGGTTTGTTAATCATATTTAACTCATATGTTTTGATATCTACCACTGTCTTTAAAGTCTAGTTTTGATGgtgtaaataaaattgatggACAAAACTTGCGTCAATTTGGGTGGCCGGGGAAGTCTATAGTTGTCTACCAAATATTTGCCATTATGAAGGAGGGGGTTTTAATCTGGGACTACTGGCCAAAGATACATAGGATTAAGTTGCTAcaaatcttacttttttttataagattaaagTTAGTACAAgctttactttttttaaggaattaatcatctcttttaaaaaagagaaaaaaattattaaagaattaatttgttgaaaaattacCAACAAATTGTTATGTTCATTGTTCTGAGTTGATTCTAGTAATATAGAATTCGGTTCATTTaagcaaagttttgaatttaagttttgtaaatgaaaaaaaaaatataacattaagtTGCTATGAGACTtacctttttttataagattaagtTAGTACAAGATTTACTTTTTTAGGAATTAATCATctcttaaaaaaagagaaaaatattaaaaaatttaattgttcaaaAATTACCAACAAGATGTTAGTCAAAGTTTCAGATTCAAAGATTCAAGTtttatggatgaaaaaaaaaaatataaaattaaattgttacGAGACTTACCTTTTTTTATAGGATTAAGTTAATACAAGATttacttttttagaaattaatcatctcttaaaaaaagagaaaaaaatattaaagaattaaattgttCATAAATTACCAACAAATTGTTAGTCCGTTGATCCAAGTGGTATTAGACTCGATCCAATTAAACAAAATCGGAATTCAagttttatgaatgaaaaaaaaaacgtaattAGAAAAAAGAATCTCATGACCAACCAACTAGAGTTAGTTCTGTAAGGAAGATTAGTCATAATTATTtggattttgattattttttggaGATTAGTCATCAGttgctttaattatttttatcccaTTAAAGTTTTTGAGTAATTTGTTTGGGTAACCGAATCAGACATTTGCTCATTGATTTAATAAATAGCAAAATATAGATTTTAAAAGAGCCAATTATGCAAAGTTTAATTAACTACAGACCATTTTCCCCGGTTAAGTTTTTCGGGTTAGATCCTTTCTTAGGTCCTCTAATTTAATGGGAGAAAAAAAACCTCGAATTCTTACTCCTCAAACAGGACATAACAGCTATGCACTATGCAGTCATGATACCATTCACTGAGAAGCCAGGGGAAGAAAACACATTATGCACATGGATATTTGGAATTTTAGACAAATCAAATGCTACTTTTGTTTGTATTGTAAGTTGTGACATGTTTATAGTTTCATAACAGGTTGCTGGAAAGTTTAATGAGTCCAGAAGTGGAATATACTGTGGCTATTAAGCATTTTGGGCTATTGAAGCAGTGTATCAAGAGAGCTTTGCCCACTGCATTGAAGAAGGCTCCAAAATCCCACCAGAACTGAAGGAGACTTGTGCAAGATGGGGCAATGAGGCCTTTGGTAAGTACTGCCAATCTCTGCAGAACATTGCGAATAGACGCTTGCAAAAGGCATCTGATGAAGAACTCAAAAAGGCAGAATTTATGTTGCTAAGTGTTCTTGAGCACGAAGTTGAGTTCTGGAACATGAGCTGTGGAAATGTCTGATGTGGTTCAAGAAGCCTTCAAAGTatgtatataataaaatcatcgAAGCCTAGGAAAATACTGCATATGTTGTTCGGTTGGACCATTCACAGCGTAATGTACTGCATGAATTGTTTACTTCctagaaaaatagagtaaatcaGAACTTGGGAAATAGGAGAAATAATGAAGGAATTCTACTACTGTGCAAAATCTCAAACATGAGTTTGAAGCTTGTATTTTTGTTCAAGTCTACGTTCCATTTACCTTTCAGTGAGAAGTAAAGAAACTTATTTTCTGAATTCTGAAGTTGGAAAACTTAATAAATAGAACTACAAGGTAATTTTAAAGATTGGAGGTTTGTATGTTTTTTACTACTTGATTTCATTAGTTTGTATTAGGAGATTTTTCTATCAATTTAAAAGTGAAATAACAGGTTGACAGCATGAACATAGCCTCTCCTTTAAGTTGTGTTATCAGACATGCTACCTCTCAAATAACTTTTCCAACATGATGCCGAGGGAATGGGTGATTTAACGCATTTCTAACGAGCATTACGAACTAGATCAACTAGAAACTGTTACAACAATGATTAGAAtcagaatttaaattaatggtGGCCACTTAAGTTGAAGCAACTACTGTTTTAGCAGAAAGAAATATTTGAACTGTAATAATGAACATGCGGGGTGCTATTTTTATCGGTATGGAATGGTGCAAACAGAAGtaagctgtttttttttttttctaaattgaacTAGTAAGGTACCGTGTAAAAGGTGAACGGATTTGTGGTACAAAGAATAGAGATTGCCAAGAGAGTTAAGCTTAATCTGTTCGTCGGTCTTCTATCTTCATTCTTCAAGCATGAGCGCAAGCTCCTCTCTATCATGCCTAAACATGCAAGGAGATTGTAGAGCTTTAAGTATATTAAATTACTAATTAGCTTACTCTTGCATTGACCCCGTAAATTTAACGGGTGAGATTGGGGTGTCTTGGGATGAAAAATAGACTGACTGACCCGTGGAGTAAGGATAGACCAAAAATAAACatctaaaagaaattaaattttaaaaagataattaaagaaattgaataattgtgatttttttaataaaatttactgCATATTAATGGAGATTCACTAGAAAATGAATACGTGATAGAatctgtaaaatatttatttaataaacattCAATTGTATTAGTGGGTTATACTATATTTacttataaatttcaattatttagtaacatatataatttgtagAAAACTGTTACTATCAAAGTGGCTGTAGTTTAGTGGTAAGAATTCCACGTTGTGGCCGTGGAGACCTGGGCTCGAATCCCAGCAGCCACACTCTTCTTTTCCACCTAAGGCTTTTTTAGGTTTCTATACACCAAGGATGAGGACAGCTTCATCAGCCATTTACCTTCTTTTGTTCGTCCAAAATGATATTCACCTCATTATTGACACTGACAAATGTTCGTGaggttaatttttcaaattaatctgTGCTTTACCAGTTACAAGTTgttcataaatcataatcaCAAGAGTCCCCAATGAATTGGTACGGTGCAGCATCATTTGTGAATATATGCTTCCAATCTATAAGCTATATATCCGAATAAATAAGAAAggcaaaataatttaaaccgTATCTGTTATATCAAGATGAAGATGCTGTCGTGCGTgttgcatttttgttttttggttaaAACAATATTCCATCAAATGGAACTTTATACTCCACCAACAATAACTTTATTCCAGAGATATTATTCCACTCTCAAAGTGCATGCTTCTCTATTAAGTTTCAGAACTATTGTTCCTCcccttcatatatatatatatatataacaacactTCTGATCTGCTCGCAAataaatcaatctcaagagacagatcatataattttttttagcaaaatcCATGGCAGATCTTCAAGAAAAACTGGATGCTCTGAAGGGTCTTGTTGGTGTGCTAAATAACATGGATGAGGGTGAAACTCACAACAACAATGCAACCTCCTCACCCAATAATTCCCATAGTCCTGCTCCTATGCCTGGAAGGAATCGCTCTGTTGGAAAATATAACAACAGTGGCACTCAGAAGATTAAAGGTCTGAGTAACCAAACCGGCTTCACCGAAGGCAACGCTAACGGAGCCATCAACTTTGGCAATTTACATGCCTAAATAAATCAATGTACCAAGATCTTGAAATCCATAAATAATAATGTGacgtacaaattaaaataagagcTTCACAGTTTGAGTGTGGATCCAATATTTTCagctttttattatatataaatatatgactTCTTAGATTAACGTGCAGAATATATTAGCTTTGTAAATTATTCATAGTAGCCAATTTTACAAAACGTCAACGATTAGGATTAGAAATTCAGGATGCTGGTAGTGCTAGACTCTGGCACCAACAGTTCAAGTTGAATTTCTTTTTCCCCTTTTCTTGGCACCACGAGTTCTATAAAATTGATGTGtttgtaatataaaaattgatatttgcaCAGTTAACAAATGGTTTATGGCTCGATAAGTGATTTTTTCGccccaataataaaaaaatatttatattgatttttttctgttaaattgtttttgcatattttttcttaattttttttaaatttaaatctttttttgtttttaaaaaatatttaaatactcaatataaatataatttatttaaatatttataaaaaatacatatatttaagtgatctaattcttttacctaaataaataaaacacgtCTAATTTTAATAGTATGTATTGATTGATGTAAAACTATGAgtacttaaataatattataaaaaaaattaatccttaaatgaAACTAAGTTTATCTAGACtcaagaagacaaaaaaaaaaaaaaaaaagacttaggTAACAACAAGTAGTTTGTGCCTACACAAATTCATCACATATCTCAGCAATTATCTCATCATCGGCTGTTCTTAGTTTTCTTGATTTGTGCGACATGCCAAGAATTTCACCTCGAGAATGTCCAAAAGTTGCAGGCAACTCAATTGGACTTTTGAtactaaattttgaataaataaaaaacatttttcctaCATCATCATTGTGTTTGAGCTCCTTACAATTGTATACAACACAACCATCACCTACATAGATTAGTTGACCTTTATTGGTGTCAAAAATTGTTTTCCTTAAGACAGCAAACGACATGTCCTCACTTATTGTGATAACTTTGGATCACTGGGATTTCAAACACTATTCCTCCATCTGATGGAATAATGGTAGCATCGCAATACATAAGAGTAGATACATTTTCCATGTTTTAAGCAATAGGGTGAATATCAGACAAATGTGTTGAGTTGCATCAAACCCTTGTTGTTATAAGCAAGTACTAAACAAGACCATCAAAGACGCACAGAAAATGGCAAATGctcaaactatttttatttcgaTCGACGTGACGCACGATTCTTAGTCCAGGAGACAATAAACTCGAGAGAGGTTCAACCCGCTGGAGATTTCATGATCAGGCTGGATGAAAGATAGTTTGTGACTGTGGCAAATTTCAGGAATTGCGCATGTCTTGTTCTCATGTTGTTACTGCTTGTAAGCATGCTCACCATGAGTACAAGAACTACATGCATCCTGTGTATAAGTTAGAAAGTGCCTCCAATGTATATAGAGGATTGTTTAGAGAATTGCGTTACGAAGCATATTAGCCACTGTCACTAGCCAATGATCTGCCCTAACCCAGACAAGAAAAGAAATTCTAAGGATCATCCTATTTCCTCAGTGTTGCATCCCAAttcattcaaagaaaaattaccCCTATTGTATAGGCTCAAGCCAACAATATTAAGTTTATGTCATATTCTTTGTACTTTAAAAATTTGGTTGtattgtttcaaatttaaatattttagttcaattcaacttgttatattttttatcttcttttgctcatttaattttctaactaaaactaaataaaattaataagtaaGAAAATATATCATCAGTTAAAAATATGTGTACTTttcttgaaaatatattaaataagtaaaaaagttaaaaaaaatatgatgtaaatcataacaagaaaaatttaaaatgttttttttaatgtttttctatACGATAGTTATAAatcaaaacaatgaaaatatttaactaaatttaaatacaatataaatcatataaaattatatttttaataaatatttaactaaattatatttatattgagtatttaaatatatgtatttttcttaaatgttattctagataaattatattatttataatttaatatataaattagtaaaataaaaaaaattaaacaaattaaaacagttaatttgtaaaaaaaaactataagaaatttaaaaaaaaaaactaaaagaaataacaaaataaattaattttattaaattgtgtgAATTAGTTGAAAGTGTCTTATAAaaaagtgatggacataaataatattttaaaatagcatTCAAAGTTAATGAAATaatctataaataatttattttataagtcaaataaattttgaagcTATTCAAatacattagaaattaacttatttttctcgcaaattttttcttaatttacttATCGTTAACAGGTGACAGTTGACTACGCGTTTCACTATAGTTCATTTTATGAGGAGAATAATATGTGAATTATATGCAATTTGTTGTGTGATTGAAGGAGATAACCGAACATAAGTTCTAGCGGCAGAAACCGGTGACTCTAGGCGGTATTAAGCTTTGGAAAGAATCAGAGTGATCCTCTTTTAATAGTGTAATATTGTTAGTTTAGTTAGTTTCTTCATTTCACACTAGTCCCTTCTTTTACGTGTTGGCCTCAACTTCATTTCTTGGGTTTGGGTCATGACTTGATGATTGGACCTGGTCTCCCACGTGGCCACTTAAACCCAATTATCCTAAGTAACATTTTTTACGTGTTAGCCTTAAcacaatttaatgattttttttaattcaatagtAACATTTTTCCCGCATTCCATAATATAGAGCCACCTCTGCTTATACGAGAAGTGGAATTGATGTATATAAAAACAGaggagtataaaaaaaaaactgcgtAAATTAATCAGGACATTTAAGAAGTTGAACTAGTGCTGAAGTAAGTTACTTAAACTAAAACAACGGTATTACTTGGCatgaattttttaacaaaaattattatgaatgacTTTGTCAGATgtgtgaataataataataataataataataataataataataataatcttgctttcttttttatttatccatCCATATATATATCTAACTAGGTAAAGCTTCGAATAACTCGATACCCACCATTGGAGCACCTTAATTAAATGTGGACAAGCATAGACAACTAAAGTGAAGCACCACCTTATGGATTCATATTCCCTCTCACAATATATCTTTTGCAATTTGCATTCAcactaattaaaatattctcCCCCCGAGTCTATAAAAGCGCCTTATATAAGCCAAGATATAAAGCATGCCAAAGCTATTTTATAAGCCAAATTGCCGAAACTGGACTACCTCCtagaataaatttcatttttattttttttgttcaaggCCAAGAATTCAATGGCAGGTATTGCATCTGGAATCAGCACCCTTGCCATTGGCTCAGGTGATGCTCGACGGCGTCCAGCACAAGCCCAATCCACTCCCAACACTAACACTAACACAAACACTAACAGCAACACTTCTTCTTCTACGCCATCATCTGAAGGGTTCACTTATTTAAATTCTGCCAAGCAAGATATAAAGGGTCTTACCAACCAGACTGGATACGTTAAAGGCAACGCTAATGGGGTCATCAACTTTGGGACCCTCACAGCCTCTGCTTCTGTCCAAAGGCAATGAATCCCTTAACAACAACCAGCAAGAATGAagaacatatatacatatatatatagctgcAGGCAACTcaataattaactaaataacCTCTGCTGTCGTTGCcttaatttatatcattttgattttatgttttactCGCCAAAACCATCATAGTAGGAATAATCAGATATGGATCTACTACTACTAATTGtctaagtttaaaattttatagataTTGCTCTTCAATTAGGTTtgcattatttttgtttctgttgATACTTGGATATCGATTAGTGGTTATATATAACCTCGTACAACATTAATTAATGTTTGTAAGATATGGTCTGGTTCTCACACTTATGCGGTTCCCTACTTCCCTGATTTTAAATATCACTTCAACAATTTTGAATGACCTGATTGGATTGAGCGGTATGGAGTACTCGACAACCAAACCAATCAAATCCAcgagtttgattttaaaattatgcatgATAATGAGtacatcattttataatttaaaaaaatatagaagtcACAAGTCATTCTAATATCATTAGAAAGGCTTAAAAGCCCTTATAATTATTCAGAGAGTAAAATCTATTTTTCTtcctctaaaatttattaaatctgattttactctttagaaaaattgtcctatttttattcttttaatttggaAATACTTTGGTTTTTATCCTCAAAGTGTATTTTGTAGCGGTTATATAAACCGCCATCGAATGTTAATTATAACGATTTTTACAAAACTTAATAGTAGTATTatagttttttacttttttttttagtttgatatttttttgcattaatatagtttttttaattaattttgacagTTTTTTAGTGTCATGacttcaaatattaaatttatttaaaaaaattaacaatattattttactaatttttttttcaaaacaaaggGGAAAGAACTGCGTAAAACAGGACCAGGACCTTTAGAATTTGAGCTGCTCCTAAAGTAAagtaacttaaaataaaataacaattttatttggcataacttttttttacacataaaagGTTTTATGAAAGAATTTTTAACCGATCACACGAAAGATTGGTATATAGTAAAGCCATGGAAAGAGAATAAGTGATTCAAAAGGAAAAATCTAATACTAAAAtagtaaaagagagaaaaaattactTCTGTGTAGTATTTtggtttgaatatatttttttgcctctcataaattattaaatttctagtttggtccctaataaattttttaacttttggtcactaataaaaaaattattttgcttttggtcttcaaatttatttaGATAGCATTTTGAAAAGTGATTTAGATAGCATTGGAAGGaccagaaataaataaaaaatgattaggaactaaaaaaaatattgggagccaatataaaaaatgattcatttatgaagaataaaaaacatatttaaacagtatattttttattttttactaccaTTCAACATCTCTGCAAAATGGAAGAGGAATAATTAAACAGCTTGTCCTTTTGGAGGGAAGAGGACAAAATGATTTCCTATATATATTCTGACAAAAATTAGAACaacattaacatatttttttaacatttttatattaatatttaattttaaaaaaaaactataaaattatgagtgaattttgttaaataaaaattaaaactcatataattgtacaatttttaataaatttgattgaataacaaataaaaattacttaaaatagtGTGTTGGATCAAAATTGTTAAAAGCGATATTTCTCTTCAAACAAAATATGCAAAGTAACTCCATCACATTTGCATTGATTCCCTCTCACATACAGTGACGCGCGCAGCATATGAGCAATATTcttgctttttcttttgttcgTCCATGTATACATCTAATTAATTAGGTAAATAAAGCTATGCAAATATCTCCTCATGACTAGACCTCcaccaaaaacaaaatctcCTCATGACTAGATTAGAGAGCGCACCTTAAACAAGTAATGTGAACGAGCATAGATGATCACTAATTAAAGTTTGACAAAGGCTAACTTGTGTCCTCatgttaaagaaattaaaagcaaattttgtttttattaggaTGAGTAAAATTAActgttatataataatttttttaatttcttaatcaatatcttAATAATACTGATTAGCAAGACAATTAAACACCACGTGGAGTAGTTGTATTCGTCTGGCTCGTTATCTTCGCATATCATGCATTCACAGTCATTAAATATTCTTCTTCCCAACCCCGAGGCTATAAAAAGCTAGGGTGTGTTCTTTCTATACTTATAATTCTCCGAAAACATACGAAAACTTTCTAACAAGCCTAATTGCTGGAACCTCACTACTAAGCATTCAAAAAGCATATATATAATTCGATGGCAGGTATTGCGTATGGGATCAGCGTGCTTGCCGTTGGTGCAGGTGAAGCTCCACGGCGACCAACACAAGCCCAAACTACTACTCCCAACACTCATCACAATAACAACACTACTTCTGAAGAGTTCACTTATTTAAATTCTGGGAAGCAAAATATCAAGGGTCTTACCAACCAGACTGGTTACGTTAAGGGCAGCGCTAATGGTGCCATCAACTTTGGGACGCTCACAACCTCTTCTTCTGCCCAGATGCAACCATGAATCCtttaataacatgcatgaaGAAACAAGAGGCAACTCAATACAATTAGTTatctaaataataatttctGCTGTTATTGCCTCCATTTTCATGTAATCTTACTCGCCAAACCCATCATTGTATACATATCAAGAATAAAACGTGGGTGGATTTCTCAATATATGACCATCTAAGTTTCTAATTAGATGTATTGTCctctaataattgttttttttgaaCGGCtccttcaataaataaaatgttgtgTTAGAATAAATAATTGAGAAATGTTTGCAACAGtctttaacacattttttatttagtaaaaaaaatattttttattattataagaatttattaaaagttacaaAAATTCCTAGGTCTTaattcttatttaatgagtctctttaataatttttttattttcaatcaatattaatcaacaatgtcattttttttcttttcaatcaattaaaacttctctttatttttcttttcataatattttatctttacatCCTCACAATAGACTATACCAACAAATCACATTAGGCAACTCAATATCacattttaatctaaaattttaagACATAAGTTTACAGGTCTCTTCACTTGTATGTTACACAACTCATCTCTTTCTATCTAATGTAAACTTTATACTTTCACACTTACACTCCaacacttatataaaaaatcatttttaattttaaaaaataattactaattagtgTGGTTATGACTAACTAGtacaagttaaaaatattttttaaaatataaaataataacataaatcaAATTAGCATCGGCCAAAAACTATCTCGGATTACATTTAGCTAAGTTGACACTAATGCCTTGTTTGGTagagagaagagaaataaaataaatgaaaatatagagGATGAATGAATAGATGAgtgagaaataaaatgaaaattaaaaatgtttgatcgaagagaaaaaatagaaaggcgataagaaaaaagataaatagatgagtgaaaatagatttttttaaaaaggttcAATAGGTCTCACCATTGtgcgtatgcatgaaaaaaaaattatatatataaatttccaGTCGTAGAATCATGTGGTACCACACTTGATCTAGGAGAGAGCacatataaattaagttgtttaGATATGAcacacatataaaaaataatatttgcttCTTGTGCAAGCTACTGCCCCAATATTCCTCAGCCAGCGTATAAAAGCATCCTATACGATCCAAATTAGCCAAGCCACATAAAAGCAGAGAATGGCAGAATTTTTAGGACAGTTGCTTGGGCAGCTCCTTCAGTCAGGTGTGGGAGAAGAACCTATGGAGGCAACACATCCCCGACACTCTCCGAACCCCGGTGCTGTTGCTCATCCTCGCCACAGTCATAAGGAGCTGCCAAGAGCCTCGTTTAACAACACAGGCACACAAAACATTAGAGGTCTTATAAACAACACCGGTTGTACCAAGGGTAATGGTAATGGATCCATCGTCTTTGGTGGCTTTGACTCATCCAACAAGTCTTGTTACTAATTAATCTCTTGCGCAACgcaatgatatatatattatcttctaTATAATAAATACCTTGTACCATCACTGAAACTGATCATGTATATCTCTAATATTAATTTCCGGTAAAATAATGGGGTTTTTATACCTCCTCTTTATAAATATAGATGTCTATTTCATGTTTTGTGTCCATCTCCTGCTATTTCCTTGTACACATCTCACCTAGCTCCCATTAAGTCACTTTATGCTTTGTGTGGAAATGAGGAAATAAATAAGTATTGGaggaaggaaaacaaaaaacaaaatataaagtaaaaaaaaatgacagatatcattttttgaattaataaaattaagagaaaaaaacataacGTTAAGTGCATGACAAGACTTTTGTTACACATCCTtacgttttttttattattattattggattaCACATCCTTACGTTAAATGCTAAGGATTGCTCTTTCATAAATGTCTTGGAGCTCAAATAAGAAATGCGAATTTCTTCCATACTAGCTTCCCATTCAAGGGATATGTACCATGCAGGGTGTTTGTTTACAGAGAAAGAGACCTAAaaagaaatgtaa
This region of Glycine max cultivar Williams 82 chromosome 7, Glycine_max_v4.0, whole genome shotgun sequence genomic DNA includes:
- the LOC100306419 gene encoding uncharacterized protein produces the protein MADLQEKLDALKGLVGVLNNMDEGETHNNNATSSPNNSHSPAPMPGRNRSVGKYNNSGTQKIKGLSNQTGFTEGNANGAINFGNLHA
- the LOC100500541 gene encoding uncharacterized protein LOC100500541; this translates as MAGIASGISTLAIGSGDARRRPAQAQSTPNTNTNTNTNSNTSSSTPSSEGFTYLNSAKQDIKGLTNQTGYVKGNANGVINFGTLTASASVQRQ
- the LOC113002203 gene encoding uncharacterized protein → MAGIAYGISVLAVGAGEAPRRPTQAQTTTPNTHHNNNTTSEEFTYLNSGKQNIKGLTNQTGYVKGSANGAINFGTLTTSSSAQMQP
- the LOC100306135 gene encoding uncharacterized protein LOC100306135; amino-acid sequence: MAEFLGQLLGQLLQSGVGEEPMEATHPRHSPNPGAVAHPRHSHKELPRASFNNTGTQNIRGLINNTGCTKGNGNGSIVFGGFDSSNKSCY